The following proteins are encoded in a genomic region of Cercospora beticola chromosome 8, complete sequence:
- the FSR4 gene encoding fusarubin cluster-oxidoreductase (antiSMASH:Cluster_6~SMCOG1028:crotonyl-CoA reductase / alcohol dehydrogenase), whose amino-acid sequence MKEAIIHAGPKVEIKDSPIPKPGPHQVVTKIIYSGSNPKDWKVPEWLKDVPAMNQGDDISGIVHEVGEGVTEFRKGDRVAAFHQMLQPGGSYAEYGMSWDHTTFFLPEKTSFEEGAAIPLAALTAAVGLFANDRLNLPQPTAPATQPIPLVVYGGSSAVGSYVLQFAQKANIHPLIVVAGRAQEHVEKLIDRSKGDTIIDYRKGDEAVSQGIKDALKGAKLEYAYDAVSEKNSYQNICKVLEPHGKITLVLPGKEYPEIPDTVKQSTTSVGDVHSSLKDLGFVYSRLITRGLEEGWIKAQPQEVIPGGLGGVQKALEQLKDGTASAVKYIFKIEDTEGAGKD is encoded by the exons atgaaggaAGCAATTATCCACGCAGGCCCAAAGGTCGAGATCAAGGACTCGCCAATTCCAAAGCCGGGGCCACACCAAGTTGTGACGAAGATCATCTACAGTGGTAGCAATCCTAAGGACTG GAAGGTGCCAGAATGGCTCAAAGATGTCCCGGCGATGAACCAGGGAGATGACATTAGTGGCATTGTACACgaagtaggagaaggagtgACAGAATTCCGAAAAGGTGACAGAGTGGCCGCATTCCACCAGATGCTACAACCCGGCGGCAGCTATGCAGAGTACGGAATGAGCTGGGACCATACCACATTTTTCTTGCCAGAGAAGACCAGCTTTGAAG AGGGCGCTGCCATTCCTCTCGCAGCTTTGACCGCAGCTGTTGGATTGTTCGCCAACGACAGACTCAATCTCCCACAACCTACCGCTCCCGCGACCCAGCCCATTCCACTCGTCGTCTACGGAGGCTCTTCTGCAGTTGGCTCCTACGTCCTCCAGTTCGCCCAGAAAGCCAACATTCACCCATTGATCGTGGTAGCTGGTCGAGCGCAAGAGCACGTAGAAAAGTTGATCGATCGCTCGAAGGGTGATACAATCATCGACTACCGCAAAGGTGACGAGGCTGTATCGCAAGGTATCAAAGATGCGTTGAAGGGAGCGAAGCTGGAGTACGCCTATGATGCGGTGTCGGAGAAGAACAGCTACCAGAACATTTGCAAGGTGCTCGAGCCACATGGAAAGATCACCTTGGTGTTGCCTGGTAAGGAATATCCTGAGATTCCGGACACTGTGAAACAGAGCACGACAAGCGTCGGTGACGTCCACAGCAGCTTGAAGGATTTGGGTTTCGTGTATTCGAGGTTGATCACAAGAGGACTTGAAGAGGGTTGGATTAAGGCTCAGCCGCAAGAGGTCATTCCTGGTGGTTTGGGAGGTGTTCAGAAGGCACTTGAGCAACTCAAAGATGGAACTGCGAGTGCTGTGAAGTATATCTTCAAGATTGAGGATACGGAGGGTGCTGGGAAGGATTAG
- a CDS encoding uncharacterized protein (antiSMASH:Cluster_6~BUSCO:EOG092633QB) — translation MAFLFGRNRQRSALDMVKTVKDLLQKLPKEDGQQQQQQTTKLEEDIARNLAQMKVTLQGTPELETSPDQIYQLVMATLSEQLLPILVSSIPRLPFEARKDTQTIISNIFRFRQPGNIPSPNNNSEPDALREVIRKQPEIIIALCNGYSRRESASACGGILKEALKHDAVAAVILYDEPRSDGTVLDIYSDVDVSHPASGKGTFWKFFTWIDQSSFEVSADAFDCFRLILTKHKSLVAQYINTNFDMFFSRYNETLIKSESYVTKRQSIKLLGEVLLDRSFYECMCRYVESGENLKLIMWQLKDDRRMVQYEAFHVFKIFAANPHKSPEVQKFLIMNKSKLLKFLPKFLEDRTDDDQFNDEKAWLIKSISNLPDTTAGIRSPNTGSGNGTPTSTTSPSHGGGAQGVRS, via the exons ATGGCCTTCCTCTTTGGCCGCAATCGCCAGCGGTCGGCGCTGGACATGGTCAAGACCGTCAAGGACCTGCTCCAGAAGCTGCCCAAGGAAGAtggacaacaacagcagcaacagacaACAAAA ctggaggaggaCATCGCCCGAAACCTTGCCCAAATGAAAGTCACTCTCCAAGGCACCCCCGAACTCGAAACCTCACCCGACCAAATTTACCAACTCGTCATGGCCACCCTCTCCGAACAACTCCTCCCCATCCTCGTCTCCTCGATCCCACGCCTCCCCTTCGAAGCTCGCAAAGACACCCAAACCATCATCTCCAACATCTTCCGCTTCCGCCAACCCGGCAATATACCCTCACCAAACAACAACTCTGAACCTGACGCCCTCCGCGAAGTAATCCGCAAACAACCCGAGATAATAATCGCCCTCTGCAACGGCTACTCCCGCCGCGAAAGCGCCAGCGCCTGCGGCGGAATCCTCAAAGAAGCATTAAAACACGACGCCGTAGCAGCCGTGATCCTCTACGACGAACCCCGCTCCGACGGCACAGTCCTCGACATCTACTCCGACGTCGACGTCTCGCACCCGGCAAGCGGAAAAGGCACATTTTGGAAATTCTTCACATGGATCGATCAATCCAGCTTCGAAGTCTCCGCCGACGCATTCGATTGTTTTCGATTGATTTTGACAAAACACAAGAGTCTCGTGGCACAGTACATTAATACGAATTTCGACATGTTCTTTTCGCGGTATAACGAAACGTTGATCAAGAGCGAGAGTTATGTGACAAAGAGACAGAGTATCAAATTGTTGGGCGAGGTGTTGTTAGATCGGAGTTTCTACGAATGCATGTGTCGATATGTGGAGAGCGGGGAGAACTTGAAGCTCATAATGTGGCAGCTCAAGGATGACAGGAGGATGGTGCAGTATGAAGCCTTTCACGTTTTCAAG ATCTTCGCAGCAAACCCTCACAAATCACCAGAGGTCCAAAAATTCCTCATCATGAATAAATCGAAACTTCTGAAATTCTTACCGAAATTCTTGGAAGATCGCACAGATGACGATCAGTTCAATGATGAAAAGGCGTGGTTGATCAAGAGTATCAGTAATTTGCCAGACACGACTGCAGGGATACGGAGTCCAAATACTGGAAGCGGGAACGGAACGCCGACGAGCACGACGAGTCCTTCGCACGGCGGAGGGGCACAAGGTGTGAGATCGTGA
- a CDS encoding uncharacterized protein (antiSMASH:Cluster_6), with protein sequence MSAPLDQDMHVMAQARQPSVVSATQKEALYGMKEYDSHSASDDDRVTPDGEEPTMAEMKTLRRVSGSIPWTAWTVTFVEFCERFSYYGTTAVFVNFIQQPRPFGSRTGAVVESPLCYNAPGWSVDACKQAGGLGQDQRAATGLTTFNQFWAYFMPLVGGYIADTYLGRYMTIQWSILAAIIGHTILIVSSIPTVMDNPSGALGCFAIGLVIMGIGTGGFKSNISPLLAEQIPQTRPIVKTIEKTGERVVVDPQVTYSRVFLYFYMMINAGSLVGGIGMVYAEKYVGFWLSYALPTFMFFFAPIVLIFCKKHYVLSPPTESVLSKAFKALRLASKGCWSANPAQTYRNFQKDDFWEKIKPSKLGDSAPAFLQGVDDVWIDQVARGFNACKVFFWLPLYWLAYNQMVNNLTSQSATLQLNGVPNDLINNLNPLTLVIFIPIIDNFVYPALRKANIRFTPLKRITWGFFVASAAMVSSAVLQYYIYKLSPCPDSEVNSSADCKAPINVWVQAVPYCLIAFSEVFASITGLEYAFSKAPENMRGLVMGVNLLQNAFSAALGQALVGLAEDPLLIWNYTVVAILAFIGGVGFWFTWRDLDKKEDELNMITSTKYKGRGQTVEAENAVEQQTDQKI encoded by the exons ATGAGTGCCCCTCTGGATCAGGACATGCATGTGATGGCACAGGCTCGCCAGCCTAGTGTCGTCTCGGCGACTCAGAAGGAAGCTCTGTACGGCATGAAGGAGTACGATTCGCACTCGGCGTCCGATGACGACCGCGTTACTCCAGATGGCGAGGAGCCCACGATGGCGGAGATGAAGACGCTGCGCCGTGTCAGTGGCAGCATTCCGTGGACGGCATGGACAGTGACATTCGTGGAATTCTGCGA GCGTTTCTCGTACTATGGTACCACGGCAGTCTTCGTCAACTTCATTCAACAGCCACGTCCGTTCGGCTCGCGAACCGGAGCTGTCGTTGAGAGCCCGCTCTGCTACAATGCGCCAGGCTGGAGTGTCGATGCATGCAAGCAAGCTGGTGGACTTGGACAAGATCAGCGTGCTGCGACTGGTTTGACGACCTTCAACCAGTTCTGGGCCTACTTTATGCCTCTCGTTGGTGGCTACATTGCCGATACCTATCTCGGACGCTACATGACCATCCAGTGGTCCATCCTCGCTGCAATCATCGGACACACCATTCTCATCGTCTCCTCGATCCCAACTGTCATGGACAACCCAAGTGGAGCTCTCGGTTGTTTTGCAATCGGTCTGGTGATCATGGGAATTGGAACAGGAGGTTTCAAGTCCAACATCTCGCCTCTCTTGGCTGAGCAGATTCCACAGACCCGACCAATCGTCAAGACCATCGAAAAGACTGGAGAACGCGTTGTTGTTGACCCCCAGGTCACTTACTCCCGCGTCTTCCTGTACTTCTACATGATGATCAACGCTGGATCCCTCGTTGGTGGTATTGGAATGGTCTACGCTGAGAAATACGTCGGATTCTGGCTTTCCTACGCACTGCCAACCTTcatgttcttcttcgccccGATCGTTCTGATCTTCTGCAAGAAACACTATGTTCTGAGCCCACCTACCGAGTCTGTGCTGTCCAAGGCTTTCAAGGCTCTACGTCTCGCTAGCAAGGGCTGCTGGTCTGCCAACCCAGCTCAGACCTACCGCAACTTCCAAAAGGACGATTTCTGGGAGAAGATCAAGCCCAGCAAGCTCGGAGACAGCGCACCAGCTTTCCTTCAGGGTGTCGACGACGTCTGGATTGACCAAGTCGCTCGTGGTTTCAACGCCTGCAAGGTCTTCTTCTGGTTGCCACTCTATTGGCTCGCCTACAACCAAATGGTGAATAACCTGACCTCTCAATCCGCAACTCTCCAGCTCAACGGCGTTCCAAACGATTTGATCAACAACCTGAACCCATTGACTCTGGTCATCTTCATCCCAATCATCGACAACTTCGTCTACCCAGCTCTCCGCAAGGCAAACATCCGCTTCACCCCGCTCAAGCGTATCACATGGGGTTTCTTCGTGGCCTCCGCCGCCATGGTCAGCTCCGCCGTGCTCCAGTACTACATCTACAAGCTCTCGCCTTGCCCAGATAGCGAAGTCAACAGCAGCGCCGACTGCAAAGCCCCCATCAACGTCTGGGTCCAGGCAGTACCATACTGCTTGATCGCCTTCTCCGAAGTCTTCGCCTCCATCACCGGTCTCGAGTACGCCTTCAGCAAAGCCCCCGAGAACATGCGAGGTCTCGTCATGGGTGTCAATCTCCTGCAAAACGCTTTCTCCGCTGCTCTTGGTCAGGCTTTGGTCGGTTTGGCGGAAGATCCTCTGCTTATCTGGAACTACACTGTCGTCGCTATCCTTGCTTTTATCGGTGGTGTGGGTTTCTGGTTCACATGGCGTGATCTggacaagaaggaggatgagcTCAACATGATCACTTCGACCAAGTACAAGGGTCGCGGTCAGACTGTAGAGGCTGAGAATGCTGTTGAGCAGCAGACCGATCAGAAGATCTAG
- a CDS encoding uncharacterized protein (antiSMASH:Cluster_6) produces the protein MPHATETLTNGDKPQSKFLSHITSYPAVHDGIETYKTNPYGKKSIEIADGVYTRFGKPVEPYLQRPAGYAAPYLQKADELADSGLTQVETRFPIVKEDTDKVVEAAKSSILAPVVYLYGTWQDEYTKTARHNDRGAGLTTLILALVSTNLKIASDVFQVIADTLGPKYEESKKKSADYVNNAQDHLNNLKNNASGKFNDAQKYGQDKYNEAQKYGQEKYDEAQKYGNEKKDQAKQTKDEAKDQAKQTKDEAKKQANK, from the exons ATGCCTCACGCAACCGAGACCCTCACCAACGGCGACAAGCCACAGTCCAAGTTCCTGTCCCACATCACCTCCTACCCAGCCGTGCACGACGGCATCGAGACCTACAAGACCAACCCGTACGGCAAGAAGTCAATCGAGATTGCTGATGGTGTCTACACTCGCTTCGGCAAGCCAGTCGAGCCATACCTGCAGAGACCAGCAGGATACGCAGCTCCTTACCTTCAGAAGGCTGATGAGCTGGCCGACTCTGGCCTCACACAAGTCGAGACTCGCTTTCCCATCGTGAAGGAGGACACCGACAAGGTCGTTGAAGCTGCCAAGAGTTCCATCCTCGCTCCTGTCGTCTACTTGTACGGCACATGGCAGG ACGAGTACACCAAGACTGCTCGACACAACGACCGCGGTGCTGGTCTTACCACTCTCATCCTGGCACTCGTCAGCACCAACCTCAAGATTGCTTCCGACGTCTTCCAGGTCATCGCCGACACATTAGGCCCAAA GTAcgaagagagcaagaagaagtctgCCGACTACGTCAACAATGCCCAGGACCATCTTAACAACTTGAAGAACAACGCCTCCGGCAAGTTCAACGACGCTCAAAAATATGGCCAGGACAAGTACAACGAGGCTCAAAAGTACGGCCAGGAGAAGTACGATGAGGCTCAAAAGTACGGCaatgagaagaaggaccAAGCCAAGCAGACCAAGGACGAGGCAAAGGACCAGGCAAAGCAGACCAAGGACGAGGCCAAGAAGCAGGCGAACAAGTAG
- a CDS encoding uncharacterized protein (antiSMASH:Cluster_6): MAEKERQSGEQERPAEVLPTVNPDAEKSQPPKASLHPAVYIATWISLSSSVIIFNKWILDTAGFRYPIVLTTWHLAFATFMTQILARCTSVLDSRKKVPMTGKIYLRAIVPIGLMFSLSLICGNLTYLYLSVSFIQMLKATTPVAVLIASWIFGVAPVNFKTLGNVSFIVIGVVIASYGEIQFNMTGFLYQVGGIVFEATRLVMVQRLLSSAEFKMDPLVSLYYFAPACAIMNGLTALFIEVPKMTLADVEKVGYLTLIINAMIAFLLNVSVVFLIGKTSSLVMTLSGVLKDILLVVASMMIFHDPVSGLQAFGYSIALGGLVYYKLGSDKLKEHFGGAQRAWADYGARHPALRKLIVFGLVLITIFVLLGGISQSGYVPAEYNPGTLAGAASDRFAKGWAGKTNGS; this comes from the exons ATGGCTGAGAAAGAACGGCAATCAGGCGAGCAGGAGCGCCCTGCAGAGGTGCTGCCCACAGTCAACCCCGACGCAGAGAAGAGCCAGCCGCCCAAGGCCAGTCTGCACCCAGCAGTCTACATCGCAACCTGGATTTCGCTCTCATCCAgcgtcatcatcttcaacaaATGGATCCTCGATACCGCTGGGTTCCGGTATCCCATTGTGCTCACAACATGGCATTTGGCCTTTGCGACCTTCATGACCCAAATACTGGCCCGATGCACCTCAGTCCTGGACTCGCGGAAGAAGGTGCCCATGACGGGCAAGATCTATCTTCGTGCCATTGTGCCCATTGGACTGATGTTCTCGCTGTCGCTGATTTGCGGTAACTTGACATACTTGTACCTCTCCGTGTCCTTTATTCAGATGCTCAAG GCCACGACTCCAGTCGCTGTCCTTATCGCATCTTGGATCTTCGGAGTTGCTCCAGTCAACTTCAAGACGCTCGGCAATGTCTCCTTCATCGTCATTGGTGTCGTTATTGCCTCGTACGGCGAGATCCAATTCAACATGACCGGTTTCCTCTACCAGGTCGGAGGAATCGTCTTCGAAGCCACTCGTCTCGTCATGGTACAGCGTCTGCTGAGCAGCGCCGAGTTCAAGATGGACCCATTGGTCTCACTCTACTACTTCGCCCCAGCTTGCGCCATCATGAACGGTCTCACTGCGCTCTTCATTGAGGTGCCAAAGATGACTCTGGCAGATGTGGAGAAAGTCGGATACCTGACATTGATCATCAATGCCATGATCGCGTTCCTCTTGAACGTCTCTGTCGTGTTCCTG ATCGGCAAGACCTCATCCCTCGTCATGACCCTCTCCGGTGTCCTCAAGGATatcctcctcgtcgtagCCTCCATGATGATCTTCCACGACCCAGTCTCCGGCCTCCAAGCCTTCGGCTACTCCATCGCCCTCGGAGGTCTCGTCTACTACAAGCTCGGCTCAGACAAGCTCAAG GAACACTTCGGCGGCGCCCAACGCGCCTGGGCCGACTACGGAGCCCGCCACCCCGCCCTCCGCAaactcatcgtcttcggcctcgtcctcatcaccatcttcgtcctcctcggCGGAATCTCCCAAAGCGGCTACGTCCCAGCCGAATACAACCCAGGCACGCTCGCGGGCGCCGCATCAGATCGCTTTGCTAAGGGCTGGGCCGGCAAGACGAACGGGTCATGA
- a CDS encoding uncharacterized protein (antiSMASH:Cluster_6) — protein MHLVADNALQLPPPELDQKSELCRSCISSSCETLTLPSSIAIKMTTDGNHECFFLTRLPGELRSLIYSHILTFSRPLKLRQIVAGSPNTSILRTSSQIYSEALPVFYSCNTILCSRNDFCQHTDSEDLQTPLHRKDQIQNLLVKNFSQSIKCSSYSGGNNMFLAGCCEVCQPTATGFLQVLTSGYAFPKLKSVVIDYHNHVGEFGYVKDVMRRNAKLETLRLHRELVCTGMGQFELRGTSIVLEGLKVVFRDVAMNEIWNQFEKLESSISIYGMPDEVAILQKMREDYDRDLPDQLYFLMCGRKSMLWPRLFEVIDRLWKNLDKVREEREDEAVAMEELYDEVVRLTRRFSRNETNPLLMMLRTEEGIMASQEVIDLLTEFQKREGVEDVTQSMAANVVAASLAAASEGHQVVKLYRHVCKDLPLEKQKLVQRRMKEAILKTGPMYGSPKMLQALFPLFKDLKDEEIDHYGPSHKQKINLTKDESSRHESINGDLTSPSTPLIPPHRHELGQTFFTQLWGSPSSSSANQAFNLKFHPDLHFLVSLNLAWIVAEDTIFSFAETCMLNSATMFCSNNAEQAMWHVRGIVRQGGTREQAQWTQDLALRVAEICEVRVKRVVPFEEIAWEERGDHTR, from the exons ATGCACCTCGTCGCCGATAACGCCCTGCAGCTTCCACCACCCGAGCTCGACCAGAAGTCAGAACTCTGTCGCTCGTGCATCTCGTCGTCGTGCGAAACATTGACACTTCCTTCCAGCATTGCAATCAAAATGACTACGGACGGCAACCACGAATGCTTCTTCCTCACGCGCCTCCCAGGCGAACTCCGCTCTCTCATCTACTCCCACATCCTCACCTTCTCTCGCCCCCTCAAACTCCGCCAAATCGTAGCCGGAAGTCCCAATACCTCCATCCTCCGCACCAGCTCTCAGATCTACTCCGAAGCTCTGCCCGTGTTCTACAGCTGCAATACCATCCTCTGCTCTCGCAATGACTTCTGCCAACACACCGATTCCGAAGACCTCCAAACCCCTCTCCATCGGAAAGATCAGATTCAAAATCTGTTAGTCAAGAACTTTTCTCAATCTATCAAATGCTCCTCGTACTCGGGCGGGAACAACATGTTCCTCGCCGGATGCTGTGAAGTCTGTCAGCCTACCGCAACAGGCTTCCTGCAAGTTCTGACCTCGGGATATGCTTTCCCGAAGCTGAAGTCCGTGGTCATCGATTATCACAATCATGTTGGCGAATTTGGGTACGTCAAAGATGTGATGCGCAGAAACGCGAAGCTCGAAACGTTGCGGTTGCATCGCGAGTTGGTTTGTACCGGCATGGGACAATTCGAGTTGCGCGGAACATCGATTGTGCTCGAAGGTCTGAAAGTGGTCTTTCGTGACGTGGCGATGAATGAGATCTGGAATCaattcgagaagctggagagctcGATTTCAATATACGGAATGCCTGATGAAGTGGCGATTCTGCAGAAGATGAGAGAGGATTACGATCGTGATTTACCGGATCAGCTGTATTTTCTTATGTGTGGGAGGAAGTCGATGCTGTGGCCGAGATTGTTTGAGGTGATAGATCGGTTGTGGAAGAATTTGGACAAGGTGAGAGAGGAGCGAGAGGATGAAGCAGTCGCGATGGAGGAGTTGTATGATGAGGTCGTGCGCCTGACGAGAAGATTCTCAAGGAATGAGACCAATCCATTGTTGATGATGCTTAGGACCGAAGAAGGAA TCATGGCGAGTCAAGAAGTGATTGATCTCTTGACGGAATTCCAAAAGCGTGAAGGCGTAGAAGATGTCACACAATCAATGGCGGCCAACGTTGTG GCCGCCAGCCTCGCCGCCGCATCCGAAGGCCACCAAGTCGTCAAACTCTACCGCCACGTCTGCAAAGACCTCCCACTAGAAAAACAGAAACTCGTCCAACGCCGCATGAAAGAAGCAATCCTCAAGACTGGTCCCATGTACGGCTCCCCGAAAATGCTCCAAGCCCTCTTCCCACTCTTCAAAGACTTGAAAGACGAGGAAATCGATCACTATGGTCCGAG CCACAAACAGAAGATAAATCTTACAAAAGATGAATCCTCTAGGCATGAATCCATAAATGGAGACCTCACCTCACCCTCCACCCCCCTCATCCCTCCCCACCGCCACGAACTCGGCCAAACCTTCTTCACCCAACTCTGGGGCTCCCCTTCCTCAAGCTCCGCCAATCAAGCCTTCAACCTCAAATTCCATCCCGATTTACATTTCCTTGTCTCCTTAAACCTCGCCTGGATCGTAGCCGAAGATACAATTTTCTCTTTTGCGGAAACTTGTATGTTGAATTCTGCTACGATGTTTTGTTCGAATAATGCGGAGCAGGCAATGTGGCATGTTAGAGGGATTGTGAGACAGGGAGGGACGAGGGAGCAGGCGCAATGGACGCAGGATTTGGCGTTGAGGGTTGCGGAAATTTGTGAGGTGAGGGTTAAGAGGGTTGTGCCGTTTGAGGAGATTGCGTGGGAGGAGAGGGGGGATCATACGAGGTGA
- a CDS encoding uncharacterized protein (antiSMASH:Cluster_6): MLWSQVTIVGLLSSTTFAAVQPKQLAKRGDCRAQVLKIGGQEFTIQCDADRAGNNIGSPLRISAPECGKACANDKSCVTAQYSNGYCYKKKSQNQLSVVKGTTTYDKGKGCTSNLKVGGCNVKCNTDSPGNNLDNGQYVGSYAACAALCAANSKCATAQYKTTNGYCYQKSKINGRGFSPCDYTISLVCPNNGYPGRSSSSTTSTTTTSSSTTTTTSTGSIHERSF, encoded by the exons ATGCTGTGGTCACAAGTCACTATTGTGGGACTTCTGTCCTCGACGACCTTTGCGGCCGTCCAGCCGAAGCAGCTCGCAAAGCGTGGTGATTGTCGGGCCCAGGTATTGAAGATAGGTGGTCAAGAGTTCACCATTCAGTGCGACGCAGACCGAGCCG GAAACAACATTGGTTCTCCTTTGCGAATCAGTGCCCCAGAGTGTGGCAAAGCTTGTGCCAACGACAAGTCTTGTGTCACCGCTCAGTACTCTAATGGTTActgctataagaagaaatcgcAGAACCAACTGAGCGTAGTCAAGGGCACCACTACCTACGACAAAGGCAAAGGCTGTACCTCTAATCTCAAGGTCGGCGGCTGCAACGTAAAGTGCAACACCGATAGCCCAGGCAACAATCTCGACAATGGACAATACGTCGGCAGCTATGCCGCCTGCGCTGCTCTCTGTGCTGCGAACTCCAAATGTGCCACTGCGCAGTACAAGACCACGAACGGCTATTGTTATCAGAAGAGTAAGATCAATGGGCGCGGCTTCAGCCCGTGTGACTACACCATCAGTCTTGTCTGTCCGAACAACGGATACCCCGGGAGGTCGAGCTCAAGCACTACGTCAACGACGACAACTTCAAGCAGCACGACTACCACGACCTCCACAGGGAGTATCCACGAACGTTCGTTTTGA